In Sphingobacteriaceae bacterium, the following proteins share a genomic window:
- a CDS encoding glutathione peroxidase: MKNKAIKLSGLLGLALTCIFAIAATTKKIETKSNAKMSIYDFKMKTLDGQDLSLSKFKGKKILIVNTASECGYTPQYKNLQALHEKYGNKVVVIGFPANNFGGQEPGSSTEIKSFCTKNYGVTFQMMEKVSVKGSDITPLYKWLSTKEENGTCSDAPGWNFCKYLIDEKGNVVKFFNSKVDPMSSEITSLL; encoded by the coding sequence ATGAAAAACAAAGCAATTAAACTCTCAGGCCTACTTGGTTTAGCACTAACATGCATTTTTGCCATAGCTGCAACTACAAAAAAAATTGAAACAAAATCTAACGCAAAAATGAGCATCTACGATTTTAAAATGAAAACGCTCGATGGTCAGGACCTCAGCCTTTCTAAATTTAAAGGTAAAAAAATATTGATCGTAAATACAGCCAGCGAATGTGGTTACACTCCTCAATACAAAAACCTGCAAGCCCTTCACGAGAAGTATGGTAATAAAGTGGTTGTGATTGGTTTTCCAGCAAATAATTTTGGCGGACAGGAACCAGGAAGCAGCACTGAAATCAAAAGTTTCTGCACAAAAAATTATGGCGTTACTTTCCAGATGATGGAAAAAGTAAGCGTGAAGGGCAGCGATATTACTCCCCTGTACAAATGGTTAAGTACCAAAGAAGAAAACGGAACCTGCAGTGATGCTCCTGGTTGGAATTTTTGTAAATACCTGATCGATGAAAAAGGAAATGTTGTGAAATTCTTCAACAGCAAGGTAGATCCAATGAGTAGCGAGATCACTTCCTTATTATAG
- a CDS encoding 16S rRNA (uracil(1498)-N(3))-methyltransferase: MNIFIANIEGSTGILTSEESWHCAKVLRKKAGEAIHLIDGNGNFYEGTLELVSEKQSKVHITKGPIPQPKKNYSLHLAIAPTKQMDRIEWMVEKAVEIGVDEISFINCKNSERTVIKTERIVKIVESAIKQSLQAYLPKVNELRTFKEFIQNAQADQKLIAHCYESPKDEIKQVDFINKSTVIMIGPEGDFTMEEVGLSEQNNYKAISLGTNRLRSETAGLYVCQAASLLV; the protein is encoded by the coding sequence ATGAATATTTTCATTGCAAACATCGAAGGATCTACAGGAATTTTAACCAGTGAAGAAAGCTGGCATTGTGCAAAAGTGCTTCGAAAAAAAGCAGGCGAGGCTATTCACCTGATAGATGGGAATGGGAATTTTTATGAAGGCACACTTGAACTTGTTTCTGAAAAACAAAGTAAAGTGCATATCACGAAAGGCCCAATTCCACAACCTAAAAAAAATTATTCTTTACACCTTGCTATTGCGCCCACAAAACAAATGGATAGAATAGAGTGGATGGTTGAAAAAGCTGTGGAGATTGGAGTAGATGAAATCAGTTTTATAAATTGCAAAAATTCGGAGAGAACAGTAATTAAAACCGAACGTATTGTTAAGATCGTTGAAAGTGCCATAAAGCAAAGTCTGCAGGCCTATCTTCCTAAAGTAAATGAACTTCGCACTTTTAAAGAGTTTATTCAAAATGCACAGGCCGATCAGAAACTAATCGCTCATTGTTACGAATCGCCAAAAGATGAAATTAAACAAGTAGATTTCATAAATAAATCCACAGTAATTATGATCGGTCCTGAGGGAGATTTTACCATGGAAGAAGTGGGACTTTCGGAACAAAATAATTATAAAGCCATCAGTCTTGGCACCAACCGACTAAGAAGCGAAACAGCCGGGCTTTATGTTTGCCAGGCTGCATCGCTTTTAGTTTAA
- a CDS encoding scca2/scca1 fusion protein isoform 1 produces MLSIKLINFAIGLSTGILFTGNEKPEVKTVASNNNKFAFDLYHQLSQNNTKNIFVSPFSISTALAMANAGANGSTASEVARVMHFSGNDEVFHYYYGSYIQTLEENAKSGIQLKVANRLWMEKKLDLKAGFLDLNRRNYKASLEEVSFVRDPEGSRALINYWVEKKTEGKIKNLLPVGTVTSDTRLILTNAIYFKGSWWNKFDKANTKPEKFYRQEGKDIETPFMTQQAVLGFYENRTFKMVRLPYKGNKHSMVMVMPQNITDLAALEKVIDASSLDIVFQQAGYLQIKLSIPKFKMTLPLNLVQPLKNMGMKLAFSEQADFTKMCDTTKLHISDVVHKAFIEIDEEGTEAAAATAVVMCLESSSIVEKQKAKEFIANHPFLFYIVDDETKAIVFMGRVMDPTAN; encoded by the coding sequence ATGCTAAGTATAAAACTCATTAATTTCGCGATTGGATTAAGTACCGGTATTTTATTCACCGGCAACGAAAAACCAGAAGTCAAAACTGTTGCTTCCAATAACAATAAATTTGCTTTTGATCTGTATCATCAGCTCTCGCAAAATAACACTAAAAATATTTTTGTTTCACCTTTCAGTATTTCCACAGCGCTGGCTATGGCGAATGCCGGAGCTAACGGTAGCACAGCGAGCGAAGTTGCAAGGGTAATGCACTTTTCTGGCAATGATGAGGTGTTTCATTACTATTACGGTTCATACATTCAAACCCTTGAGGAAAACGCAAAAAGCGGAATTCAGCTCAAAGTCGCAAACCGCTTGTGGATGGAAAAGAAATTGGATCTCAAAGCTGGTTTTTTAGATTTGAATCGTCGCAACTATAAAGCGTCGCTGGAGGAAGTTAGCTTTGTAAGGGATCCTGAAGGAAGTCGGGCACTTATCAATTATTGGGTGGAAAAGAAAACAGAAGGCAAAATAAAGAATTTATTACCGGTAGGTACGGTGACTTCAGATACGCGCCTGATTTTAACGAACGCTATTTATTTTAAAGGCTCCTGGTGGAACAAGTTTGATAAAGCCAATACAAAACCTGAAAAATTTTACAGACAAGAAGGTAAAGACATTGAAACACCTTTTATGACGCAGCAAGCAGTACTGGGTTTTTATGAAAACAGGACCTTTAAAATGGTACGCCTTCCCTACAAAGGAAATAAACACAGCATGGTTATGGTTATGCCGCAGAACATAACGGATCTTGCAGCACTTGAAAAAGTGATTGATGCATCAAGTCTTGATATAGTTTTTCAACAAGCAGGTTACTTGCAAATCAAGCTATCAATTCCGAAATTTAAGATGACTTTGCCTTTAAATTTAGTACAGCCTTTAAAAAATATGGGAATGAAACTTGCGTTTTCTGAACAGGCTGATTTTACAAAAATGTGTGATACTACAAAATTGCATATTTCTGATGTAGTACATAAAGCATTTATTGAGATAGACGAAGAGGGTACTGAGGCAGCGGCGGCTACGGCGGTTGTGATGTGCCTCGAATCGTCAAGTATTGTAGAGAAACAGAAAGCGAAAGAATTTATTGCCAATCACCCGTTTTTATTTTATATCGTAGACGACGAAACAAAGGCCATCGTTTTTATGGGCAGAGTTATGGATCCAACCGCAAATTAA
- a CDS encoding Holliday junction resolvase RuvX: MGRILAIDYGSKRVGLAVTDSLRIIATGLTTVHSKDLIEYLENYFKREAVDIIVVGEPKTLQNDKSDSARFIDPFVVHLQRKFPDKKIERYDERFTSAMAHQTMLSGGLKKKDRQAKDTVDMISAIIILQDYMNFSGM, from the coding sequence ATGGGAAGAATCTTAGCAATTGATTACGGAAGCAAGCGGGTAGGACTGGCAGTGACAGATAGTCTTCGAATAATAGCTACGGGACTTACAACTGTTCACAGCAAAGATCTTATCGAGTATCTCGAAAACTATTTTAAAAGAGAAGCAGTCGATATTATTGTTGTGGGAGAACCCAAGACACTGCAGAATGATAAAAGTGACAGTGCACGTTTTATCGATCCCTTTGTTGTTCATCTTCAGAGAAAATTTCCAGATAAGAAAATAGAACGTTACGATGAACGTTTTACCAGTGCTATGGCTCATCAAACGATGCTATCAGGCGGTTTGAAAAAGAAAGACCGCCAGGCAAAAGATACAGTGGACATGATCAGTGCCATTATTATTTTACAGGATTACATGAATTTTTCAGGAATGTAA
- the pfkA gene encoding 6-phosphofructokinase — protein MNTMKKIGILTSGGDSPGMNACIRAVVRTALYHNIEVIGFIRGYEGLIDNTFLNLNRESVSGIIQKGGTILKTARSERFKTEEGLQKAVRTVKENKIDGMVIIGGDGSFRGAIALSKVAGIPIIACAGTIDNDLVGTDFTIGYDTAINTVIDALDKIRDTAESHDRVFVVEVMGRDAGLIALRSAIASGAEAVLVPELNHDLDDLVQKMKKWRSTKSSKIIVVAEGDQSGGAFKVAEIIKRECPEFDLRVSVLGHIQRGGNPSCMERVNASMVGFNAVKALMNGKKNVMVGIVNNEITFTALENAVKHHDTLDKELAELIEILSS, from the coding sequence CTGAATACTATGAAAAAAATTGGAATATTAACTTCAGGTGGCGACTCTCCGGGGATGAATGCCTGCATAAGAGCTGTAGTTCGTACGGCGCTTTATCATAATATAGAAGTTATAGGATTTATAAGAGGTTACGAAGGACTTATAGATAACACTTTTTTAAACCTAAACCGGGAAAGTGTTTCCGGGATTATTCAAAAAGGTGGCACTATTTTAAAAACCGCCAGAAGCGAACGTTTCAAAACAGAAGAAGGCCTTCAAAAAGCTGTGCGAACGGTGAAAGAAAATAAAATAGATGGCATGGTAATTATTGGAGGCGACGGGTCTTTCAGAGGTGCTATTGCACTAAGTAAAGTTGCGGGTATCCCCATTATAGCTTGTGCAGGCACCATTGACAATGATCTGGTGGGAACAGACTTTACAATTGGTTACGATACTGCCATTAATACCGTTATTGACGCCCTGGATAAAATAAGGGACACGGCCGAAAGTCACGACCGTGTTTTTGTTGTAGAAGTAATGGGCAGAGATGCCGGCCTCATTGCCTTGCGCAGTGCTATTGCCAGTGGTGCAGAAGCTGTATTGGTTCCTGAATTAAATCATGACCTCGACGATCTTGTGCAAAAAATGAAGAAATGGAGAAGTACAAAAAGTAGTAAAATTATTGTTGTGGCTGAAGGAGACCAGAGTGGTGGTGCATTTAAAGTAGCGGAAATAATAAAAAGGGAGTGTCCAGAATTTGATTTGCGAGTGAGCGTTTTAGGACATATACAGCGCGGAGGAAATCCCTCCTGCATGGAACGTGTAAATGCAAGTATGGTGGGATTTAATGCCGTAAAGGCCTTAATGAATGGCAAAAAGAATGTTATGGTTGGAATAGTAAACAATGAAATAACCTTCACAGCTTTAGAAAATGCTGTAAAACATCATGATACGCTTGACAAAGAACTGGCTGAGCTTATAGAAATTTTAAGTAGCTAA